A genomic stretch from Heptranchias perlo isolate sHepPer1 chromosome 28, sHepPer1.hap1, whole genome shotgun sequence includes:
- the rflnb gene encoding refilin B has translation MVGSLNLQEVTGPLVESKRLGERVLDSPDSGLPPSPSPTPSGWLPSPGGAENRLLEQEEHGFPSRGHTPQTDTLITSPFLITGFGPRLHPLSFGEGVEVDPLPPKEIRYTSSVKYDSDRHYVDNVLLQHTLGISSCSQTVICVPNCTWRNYKTELKFEPQYKPLRFLSTVIVYPKYAKTVYTTTVDYNYRKAARKFLSSVELEATEYSSSEMVLLNGQ, from the exons ATGGTGGGCAGTCTGAACCTGCAGGAGGTGACTGGCCCCCTGGTGGAGTCGAAGCGGCTGGGCGAGCGGGTGCTGGACAGTCCCGACTCCGGGCTGCCCCCGAGCCCGAGCCCCACTCCGAGCGGGTGGCTGCCGTCCCCGGGAGGCGCGGAGAACAGGCTGCTGGAGCAGGAGGAACACGGCTTCCCGTCCAGAGGACACACTCCACAAACG gATACTCTGATTACTTCCCCTTTTCTAATCACGGGCTTTGGGCCAAGGCTGCATCCGCTGTCGTTTGGAGAAGGTGTTGAAGTCGACCCTTTGCCACCAAAGGAGATTAG ATACACCTCCTCCGTGAAGTATGACTCTGACCGGCACTACGTCGACAACGTGCTCCTGCAGCATACCTTGGGCATCAGCTCCTGCAGCCAGACTGTCATCTGCGTTCCCAACTGCACGTGGCGGAATTACAAGACGGAGCTGAAATTTGAGCCGCAATACAAACCGCTGCGATTCCTCAGCACGGTCATCGTGTACCCGAAGTACGCAAAGACTGTCTACACGACCACCGTGGATTACAACTACAGAAAAGCAGCACGGAAATTTTTGTCCAGCGTGGAACTTGAAGCCACAGAATACAGCAGCAGTGAAATGGTGCTCTTGAATGGCCAGTGA